A region from the Candidatus Binatia bacterium genome encodes:
- the gnd gene encoding decarboxylating 6-phosphogluconate dehydrogenase, which yields MQLGMIGLGRMGANLVRRLMKDGHTCVVYDPDADAVATLVKEGATGAGSLEEFCGALETPRAAWVMVPAGVTGAVVDEVAEFMGAGDILIDGGNSYFRDDRARAAALEPKGIRYLDCGTSGGVWGLERGYCLMIGGDTDAVQHLDPIFRTIAPGRGDLERTPGREALGGTAEDGYLHCGPAGAGHFVKMVHNGIEYGIMASFAEGFDILQNGDADTRAKVHDAETAPSMHGDLDYDINVADVAEVWRRGSVVGSWLLDLAAIALAKDPNLEQFSGRVSDSGEGRWTIQTAVEAAVPVDVLSAALFARFRSRQDHTFAEKVCSAMRFQFGGHLEKPEES from the coding sequence ATGCAACTAGGAATGATTGGTTTGGGGCGCATGGGCGCCAATTTGGTGCGTCGGTTGATGAAAGATGGTCATACCTGCGTTGTGTACGACCCGGACGCCGATGCGGTGGCGACCTTGGTCAAGGAAGGCGCGACCGGTGCCGGTTCTCTCGAAGAGTTCTGCGGGGCGCTCGAGACGCCGCGGGCGGCTTGGGTGATGGTGCCCGCCGGGGTGACCGGCGCTGTTGTGGATGAGGTTGCCGAATTCATGGGAGCCGGAGACATCCTGATCGATGGCGGCAACTCGTACTTCCGAGACGACCGTGCTCGCGCGGCGGCGCTCGAGCCCAAGGGTATCCGTTATCTGGATTGCGGCACCAGCGGTGGCGTCTGGGGTCTCGAGCGGGGCTATTGCCTGATGATCGGTGGCGACACGGATGCCGTGCAGCACCTCGACCCGATTTTTCGAACTATCGCACCGGGACGAGGCGACCTGGAGCGCACGCCCGGTCGCGAAGCTTTGGGGGGCACGGCCGAGGACGGCTATCTCCACTGCGGCCCCGCGGGTGCCGGTCATTTTGTGAAAATGGTCCATAACGGAATCGAATACGGCATCATGGCCTCGTTCGCCGAGGGGTTTGATATTCTTCAGAATGGCGACGCTGATACGCGCGCAAAGGTTCACGATGCCGAGACCGCTCCGTCGATGCACGGGGACCTGGACTACGATATCAACGTGGCCGATGTGGCCGAGGTGTGGCGCCGCGGCAGTGTGGTCGGCTCCTGGTTGTTGGATCTGGCGGCGATCGCTTTGGCCAAAGACCCAAATCTGGAGCAGTTTTCGGGACGTGTGTCGGATTCCGGTGAAGGTCGTTGGACGATCCAGACCGCGGTCGAGGCCGCGGTTCCGGTGGATGTGCTCAGTGCGGCACTATTTGCCCGGTTCCGATCACGCCAGGACCATACATTTGCCGAGAAGGTCTGTTCGGCGATGCGTTTTCAATTCGGGGGCCATCTCGAGAAACCCGAGGAAAGTTAG